A single Methylobacterium sp. 17Sr1-1 DNA region contains:
- a CDS encoding MFS transporter — protein MTGVAEPMAAEVADGLPTRARLWAMLAIGIAMSMAVLDGAIVNVALPVMARDLQVSPGAAIFVTNGYQLAVTAALLPLASLGDILGYKRVYCTGLALFAAASLACALAGSLPVLVAARIVQGLGAAGIMSVNIALVRFVYPHRMIGRGVGTMALIVAIASAAGPSVAAAILSVASWPWLFLVNVPLGIAALVLATRMLPMTPRSGARFDALSALLNALFFCLLITGVDGLGEPGRSGTALGLLAGAAVIGTAFVWMQARLPAPLLPIDLLRIPVFALSMVSSLCSFSAQMMAYVALPFYFQDVLHLTSTQTGVLMTPWPIAIAVIAPFAGRLADRYPPGLLGGIGLVALSAGLALMASVPPDASPLAIALRLTLCGLGFGLFQSPNNKVIITSAPRERSGGASGMQSTARLLGQSLGAAMVAVIFGYLHTGGTVTVLWIASALALTGAVASGLRVRR, from the coding sequence ATGACGGGCGTGGCGGAGCCGATGGCGGCGGAGGTGGCCGACGGCCTGCCGACCCGGGCGAGGCTGTGGGCGATGCTGGCGATCGGCATCGCCATGTCGATGGCGGTGCTCGACGGCGCCATCGTCAACGTCGCCCTGCCGGTGATGGCCCGGGATCTCCAGGTCAGCCCCGGCGCCGCGATCTTCGTCACCAACGGCTACCAGCTCGCCGTCACAGCGGCTCTGCTGCCGCTGGCCTCGCTGGGCGACATCCTCGGCTACAAGCGGGTCTACTGCACGGGGCTGGCGCTGTTCGCCGCCGCGTCGCTGGCCTGCGCGCTCGCCGGCTCGCTGCCGGTGCTGGTCGCGGCCCGCATCGTGCAGGGCCTCGGCGCGGCCGGGATCATGAGCGTCAACATCGCGCTCGTGCGCTTCGTCTATCCCCACCGGATGATCGGGCGCGGCGTCGGCACCATGGCGCTCATCGTGGCGATCGCCTCGGCGGCGGGCCCGAGCGTCGCGGCCGCAATCCTGTCGGTGGCGAGCTGGCCGTGGCTGTTCCTCGTCAACGTCCCCCTCGGGATCGCCGCGCTGGTGCTCGCGACCCGGATGCTGCCGATGACGCCCCGCAGCGGCGCCCGGTTCGACGCCCTGAGCGCGCTCCTCAACGCGCTGTTCTTCTGCCTGCTGATCACCGGCGTCGACGGGCTCGGCGAGCCGGGCCGGAGCGGCACGGCGCTCGGCCTGCTCGCCGGGGCAGCGGTGATCGGCACCGCCTTCGTGTGGATGCAGGCCCGCCTGCCGGCCCCGCTCCTGCCGATCGACCTCCTGCGCATCCCGGTCTTCGCGCTGTCGATGGTGAGCTCGCTCTGCTCGTTCTCGGCCCAGATGATGGCCTACGTCGCCCTGCCGTTCTACTTCCAGGACGTGCTCCACCTCACCAGCACCCAGACCGGGGTGCTGATGACGCCCTGGCCGATCGCCATCGCGGTGATCGCCCCCTTCGCCGGGCGCCTGGCCGACCGCTACCCGCCGGGGCTTCTCGGCGGCATCGGCCTCGTCGCCCTGTCGGCGGGCCTCGCCCTGATGGCGAGCGTGCCCCCGGACGCCTCGCCGCTCGCCATCGCCCTGCGGCTGACCCTGTGCGGCCTCGGCTTCGGGCTGTTCCAGTCGCCCAACAACAAGGTGATCATCACCAGCGCGCCGCGGGAGCGCAGCGGCGGGGCGAGCGGCATGCAATCGACCGCGCGCCTCCTCGGCCAGTCCCTCGGCGCCGCCATGGTGGCGGTGATCTTCGGCTACCTCCACACCGGCGGCACCGTGACGGTCCTGTGGATCGCGAGCGCGCTGGCGCTGACCGGTGCCGTCGCGAGCGGGCTGCGGGTCAGGCGCTGA
- a CDS encoding metalloregulator ArsR/SmtB family transcription factor, protein MLDEAGALAALAALAQETRLRTLRTLLHAYPEGIPAGRLAAASGCAPSTLTFHLRQLQEAGLVESRRQGASMIYSARPAGLADLTAYLTEACCGGKPEACLPVSCCGDAAPRQPGPAATDAASAPGAPTG, encoded by the coding sequence ATGCTCGATGAAGCCGGCGCCCTCGCGGCCCTCGCCGCCCTGGCGCAGGAGACGCGGCTGCGCACGCTGCGAACCCTGCTGCACGCCTATCCCGAGGGCATTCCCGCCGGTCGTCTCGCCGCCGCTTCGGGCTGCGCGCCCTCGACCCTGACCTTCCACCTCCGGCAGTTGCAGGAGGCGGGCCTCGTCGAGTCGCGCCGCCAGGGCGCCTCGATGATCTACTCCGCGCGTCCCGCGGGCCTCGCGGACCTGACCGCGTACCTCACCGAGGCCTGCTGCGGCGGCAAGCCGGAGGCCTGCCTGCCGGTCTCCTGCTGCGGCGACGCGGCTCCTCGGCAGCCCGGGCCGGCGGCGACCGACGCCGCCTCCGCGCCCGGCGCCCCGACCGGATAG
- a CDS encoding N-acyl homoserine lactonase family protein yields MPDYEVFALRYATHERPASLNLLYPPPDGDPHDGPMPIDYFVWVIRNDERVIVVDTGFDWPACAAYGRTMVRHPLDGLRDLGVDPATVRDVVITHLHYDHAGNLSAFPNATFHLQDAEMAYATGRCMCHARLRGAFSVEDVCTMVRRVYEGRVAFVDGTGEIAAGVTVHAVPGHTRGLQCVRVETARGPVVLASDAAHFYANLAQQNPFPIVVDIAAMMESWRTLARLAGDPERIVPGHDPLVMERYPRHPSAETEAVLLHLPPRSTTMA; encoded by the coding sequence GTGCCGGACTACGAGGTCTTCGCGCTGCGCTACGCGACGCACGAGCGCCCGGCGTCGCTGAACCTGCTCTACCCGCCGCCCGACGGAGATCCGCATGACGGGCCGATGCCCATCGACTACTTCGTCTGGGTGATCCGCAACGACGAGCGGGTGATCGTCGTCGATACCGGGTTCGACTGGCCGGCCTGCGCGGCCTACGGCCGGACGATGGTGCGCCATCCGCTCGACGGCTTGCGGGATCTCGGCGTCGATCCCGCGACGGTGCGGGACGTGGTCATCACGCATCTCCACTACGATCACGCCGGCAACCTGTCGGCGTTCCCGAACGCGACCTTCCACCTCCAGGACGCCGAGATGGCCTACGCGACGGGGCGCTGCATGTGCCACGCGCGGCTGCGTGGCGCCTTCTCGGTCGAGGACGTCTGCACCATGGTGCGGCGGGTCTACGAGGGGCGGGTCGCCTTCGTCGACGGCACGGGGGAGATCGCGGCCGGGGTCACGGTCCACGCGGTGCCGGGGCACACGCGGGGCCTGCAATGCGTGCGGGTCGAGACGGCACGCGGCCCCGTCGTCCTCGCCTCGGACGCCGCCCATTTCTACGCCAACCTCGCCCAGCAGAACCCGTTTCCGATCGTGGTCGACATCGCCGCGATGATGGAGAGCTGGCGGACGCTCGCGCGGCTCGCCGGCGATCCGGAGCGGATCGTGCCCGGCCACGACCCGCTGGTGATGGAGCGCTATCCGCGCCACCCCTCGGCGGAGACCGAGGCGGTGCTCCTCCATCTCCCGCCGCGCTCCACGACGATGGCCTGA
- a CDS encoding OFA family MFS transporter translates to MDARVVDSSTRGASAPGVLARERIVARAGFNRWLVPPAALAIHLCIGMSYGLSVFWLPLSRALSAGRPAPAACPDMSLATALVTTTCDWRVSDLVLVFSIGIVMLGLSAALFGGWLERSGPRKAGLAAALAWGGGFLIGALGVYLHQLWLIWLGMGLIGGVGLGLGYISPVSTLVKWFPDRRGMATGMAIMGFGGGAMIGSPLADLLITHFKGPDSPGVWQTLAAMGAGYLVVMLCGAFGYRVPPDGWQPPGWSSPAGCDRMITSGHVHLADAHRTLQFWLLWAMLCLNVSAGIGVLALASPMLQEIFGGALIGRPEVGFGQLDAGGKAQVAAIAAGFVGLLSLFNILGRFFWATLSDRIGRKATYATFFALGGVLYAAAPWAAGLGSQASFVLILCVILSMYGGGFATIPAYLADLFGTRFVGAIHGRLLTAWSTAGVVGPLVVTAIRQAQVDAGLQGAALYGRTLLILAGFLAAGFVANLLVRPLARRWFMDGTEAASGALEPAGPSGSFGIGRGGLTPAAALAWAAVGLPILWGVWITLAKALILFR, encoded by the coding sequence ATGGACGCGCGCGTCGTCGACTCCTCCACCCGCGGGGCCTCCGCGCCCGGCGTCCTGGCCCGCGAGCGCATCGTGGCACGGGCCGGCTTCAACCGCTGGCTCGTCCCGCCGGCGGCGCTCGCCATCCACCTCTGCATCGGGATGTCCTACGGGCTGTCGGTGTTCTGGCTGCCGCTGTCGCGGGCGCTCAGCGCCGGCCGGCCGGCCCCGGCCGCGTGCCCCGACATGAGCCTCGCGACCGCCCTCGTCACCACGACCTGCGACTGGCGCGTCAGCGACCTCGTCCTGGTATTCTCGATCGGCATCGTCATGCTCGGCCTCTCCGCGGCCCTGTTCGGCGGCTGGCTCGAGCGGTCAGGACCCCGCAAGGCCGGCCTCGCGGCGGCCCTGGCCTGGGGCGGCGGGTTCCTGATCGGGGCGCTCGGGGTCTATCTCCACCAGCTCTGGCTGATCTGGCTCGGCATGGGGCTGATCGGCGGCGTGGGCCTCGGCCTCGGCTACATCTCGCCAGTCTCGACCCTGGTGAAGTGGTTTCCGGACCGGCGCGGCATGGCCACCGGCATGGCGATCATGGGCTTCGGCGGCGGCGCGATGATCGGCTCGCCGCTCGCCGACCTGCTCATCACCCACTTCAAGGGGCCGGATTCCCCCGGGGTCTGGCAGACCCTCGCGGCGATGGGCGCCGGCTATCTCGTCGTCATGCTGTGCGGGGCCTTCGGCTACCGCGTGCCGCCGGACGGCTGGCAGCCCCCGGGCTGGAGCTCGCCGGCCGGCTGCGACCGGATGATCACCAGCGGCCACGTCCACCTCGCCGACGCGCACCGGACGCTCCAGTTCTGGCTGCTCTGGGCGATGCTGTGCCTCAACGTCTCGGCCGGGATCGGCGTGCTGGCGCTGGCCTCTCCGATGCTCCAGGAGATTTTCGGCGGCGCGCTGATCGGCCGGCCGGAGGTCGGGTTCGGCCAGCTCGATGCCGGGGGGAAGGCGCAGGTCGCGGCGATCGCCGCCGGCTTCGTCGGGTTGTTGTCGCTGTTCAACATCCTGGGCCGGTTCTTCTGGGCAACGCTCTCCGACCGCATCGGCCGGAAGGCCACCTACGCCACCTTCTTCGCCCTCGGCGGCGTGCTCTACGCCGCCGCACCCTGGGCCGCCGGCCTCGGTTCGCAGGCGTCGTTCGTGCTCATCCTCTGCGTGATCCTCTCGATGTATGGCGGCGGCTTCGCGACGATCCCCGCCTACCTCGCCGACCTGTTCGGCACCCGGTTCGTCGGCGCGATCCACGGCCGCCTGCTCACCGCCTGGTCGACGGCGGGCGTCGTCGGCCCCCTCGTCGTGACCGCGATCCGGCAGGCGCAGGTCGATGCGGGCCTCCAGGGCGCGGCGCTCTACGGCCGCACGCTCCTGATCCTGGCTGGCTTCCTGGCCGCCGGGTTCGTGGCGAACCTGCTGGTGCGGCCGCTCGCGCGGCGCTGGTTCATGGACGGGACCGAGGCCGCCTCCGGCGCGCTGGAGCCCGCGGGCCCGTCCGGCTCGTTCGGGATCGGCCGGGGCGGCCTGACGCCGGCGGCGGCGCTCGCCTGGGCCGCGGTCGGGCTGCCGATCCTGTGGGGCGTGTGGATCACGCTCGCCAAGGCGCTGATCCTGTTCCGGTAG
- the recJ gene encoding single-stranded-DNA-specific exonuclease RecJ: protein MSILLDLPRPLLDVHRSALGRPWHERCASAQAQGLAVAIAQGHGLPEVLARVLAGRGVDLHAVPGFLEPRLRDLMPDPAVLVDMEAAADRLAAAIARREKVAIFGDYDVDGAASAALLASALRDLGVPYRLHIPDRITEGYGPNVAAVRMLAQEGATLLVTVDCGTAGHEPLAEAGRLGMDVVVLDHHGAPEVLPPVRALVNPNRLDDLSGLGHLCAAGVVFLTLVALNRRLRRDGLAIPDLMAGLDLVALATVADVVPLRGLNRAFVRQGLAVMRGRGRRGLAALLDAAGLSETPQAWHLGFLLGPRINAGGRIGDATLGARLLLSEDPIEAAGIAAQLDALNRERQAIEAAAVAEAEAEMGMRLERDPDQPVLVAGSPDWHPGVVGLIAARLKERFGRPAFAFALREDGTATGSGRSIPGADLGRAVRACVEAGLAAKGGGHAMAAGVTLAALDLDRFREALAGDLAASVAEARLGEALLVDGLVSAGGVQPDLADAVERAGPFGQGAPEPVFALARHRIADARVVGTGHVKAQLRGRDGVAVGAIAFRAAESPVGRLLLSRIGRDIHAAGTLSRDRWRGSDRVELRLSDVAEAD from the coding sequence GTGTCCATACTCCTCGACCTGCCCCGACCCCTCCTCGACGTCCACCGCTCGGCCCTCGGGCGGCCCTGGCACGAGCGCTGCGCCTCGGCGCAGGCGCAGGGGCTGGCGGTCGCCATCGCCCAGGGGCACGGCCTGCCCGAGGTGCTGGCCCGCGTGCTCGCCGGGCGCGGCGTCGACCTCCACGCCGTGCCGGGCTTCCTCGAGCCGCGCCTGCGCGACCTCATGCCCGACCCCGCGGTCCTGGTCGACATGGAGGCGGCGGCCGACCGGCTCGCCGCCGCGATCGCGCGCCGCGAGAAAGTCGCGATCTTCGGCGATTACGACGTCGACGGCGCGGCGAGCGCCGCCCTGCTCGCGAGCGCGCTGCGCGACCTCGGCGTGCCCTACCGTCTCCACATCCCCGACCGGATCACCGAGGGCTACGGCCCGAACGTCGCGGCGGTGCGCATGCTGGCGCAGGAGGGCGCGACGCTGCTCGTCACGGTCGATTGCGGCACCGCCGGGCACGAGCCGCTCGCCGAGGCCGGCCGCCTCGGCATGGACGTGGTGGTGCTCGACCATCACGGCGCGCCGGAGGTGCTCCCGCCGGTCCGCGCGCTCGTCAACCCGAACCGCCTCGACGACCTGTCGGGACTCGGCCATCTCTGCGCCGCGGGCGTGGTCTTCCTCACGCTGGTGGCGCTCAACCGGCGCCTGCGCCGGGACGGGCTCGCCATCCCCGACCTGATGGCCGGGCTCGACCTCGTGGCGCTCGCCACGGTGGCCGACGTGGTGCCGCTGCGCGGCCTCAACCGCGCTTTCGTGCGCCAGGGTCTGGCGGTGATGCGCGGCCGCGGCCGGCGTGGGCTCGCCGCCCTCCTCGACGCGGCCGGCCTGTCGGAGACGCCGCAGGCCTGGCATCTCGGCTTCCTGCTCGGGCCCCGCATCAATGCCGGCGGCCGCATCGGCGATGCGACTTTGGGCGCGCGCCTGCTCCTGTCCGAGGACCCGATCGAGGCCGCCGGCATCGCCGCGCAGCTCGACGCGCTCAACCGCGAGCGCCAGGCGATCGAGGCCGCCGCCGTTGCCGAGGCCGAAGCCGAGATGGGAATGCGCCTGGAGCGCGATCCCGACCAGCCGGTCCTCGTCGCCGGCAGCCCGGACTGGCATCCGGGCGTGGTCGGGCTGATCGCGGCGCGGCTGAAGGAGCGCTTCGGCCGCCCGGCCTTCGCCTTCGCGCTGCGCGAGGACGGCACCGCCACCGGATCGGGCCGCTCGATTCCCGGCGCCGATCTCGGGCGGGCGGTGCGGGCCTGCGTCGAGGCGGGCCTCGCGGCGAAGGGCGGTGGCCACGCCATGGCGGCGGGCGTGACGCTCGCCGCCCTCGACCTCGACCGCTTCCGCGAGGCACTCGCCGGCGACCTCGCCGCCTCGGTGGCCGAGGCGCGCCTCGGCGAGGCTCTGCTCGTCGACGGTCTCGTCTCCGCCGGCGGCGTGCAGCCGGACCTGGCGGACGCCGTGGAGCGGGCGGGCCCCTTCGGCCAGGGCGCGCCGGAGCCCGTCTTCGCCCTCGCCCGCCACCGCATCGCCGATGCCCGGGTCGTCGGCACCGGCCACGTGAAGGCGCAGCTGCGCGGCCGGGACGGCGTCGCGGTCGGCGCCATCGCGTTCCGGGCGGCGGAATCGCCGGTCGGGCGCCTGCTCCTCTCCCGCATCGGCCGCGACATCCACGCCGCCGGCACCCTCTCCCGCGACCGCTGGCGCGGCAGCGACCGGGTCGAGCTGCGCCTGAGCGACGTGGCCGAGGCCGATTGA
- a CDS encoding NAD(P)-dependent oxidoreductase yields MSLDPSSARIAFLGLGKMGLPMASRLVAAGWNVVGFDPSPAAAAAFAQAGGRTASSAGEAAEGAGAVVTMLPDGKTVRAVLAGPEGIAGHLAPGAIVIDMSSSAPVGTRDLAKELADRGIVLVDAPVSGGVKRAVDGTLAIMVGGDHADAVRPLLGSLGTSVFETGPVGSGHAMKALNNYVSAAGLTAACEALRIGASFGLDPTLMTDILNVSTGRNNSTDVKLKPYVIPKSYTSGFSMALMAKDLRTADDLARHEGVPAPLSRTIAALWQDALADLGAEADHTAIDAFLAALPASAKD; encoded by the coding sequence ATGAGCCTCGACCCGTCCTCCGCCCGCATCGCCTTCCTGGGCCTCGGCAAGATGGGGCTGCCGATGGCGAGCCGCCTCGTCGCGGCGGGCTGGAACGTGGTCGGGTTCGACCCGTCCCCGGCCGCCGCGGCGGCCTTCGCGCAGGCGGGGGGCCGGACGGCGTCCTCCGCCGGGGAGGCGGCGGAGGGAGCTGGCGCCGTCGTGACGATGCTGCCGGACGGCAAGACGGTGCGCGCCGTCCTCGCCGGGCCGGAGGGGATCGCCGGACACCTCGCCCCGGGCGCGATCGTGATCGACATGAGCTCCTCGGCGCCGGTCGGCACCCGCGACCTCGCGAAAGAGCTGGCCGATCGGGGTATCGTCCTCGTCGACGCCCCCGTCTCGGGCGGTGTGAAGCGCGCCGTCGACGGCACGCTGGCCATCATGGTCGGCGGGGATCACGCCGACGCGGTGCGGCCGCTCCTGGGGAGCCTCGGCACCTCCGTGTTCGAGACCGGCCCGGTCGGCTCCGGCCACGCCATGAAGGCGTTGAACAACTACGTCTCCGCCGCGGGCCTGACCGCCGCCTGCGAAGCCCTGCGCATCGGTGCGAGCTTCGGCCTCGACCCTACGCTGATGACCGACATCCTCAACGTCTCGACGGGCCGCAACAACTCCACCGACGTCAAGCTGAAGCCCTACGTGATCCCGAAATCCTACACGTCCGGGTTCTCCATGGCGCTGATGGCCAAGGACCTGCGCACGGCGGACGATCTCGCGCGCCACGAGGGTGTGCCGGCGCCGCTGTCGCGGACGATCGCCGCACTCTGGCAGGACGCGCTGGCGGATCTCGGGGCGGAGGCCGACCACACCGCGATCGACGCGTTCCTGGCGGCACTGCCGGCCTCGGCGAAGGATTAG
- a CDS encoding carboxymuconolactone decarboxylase family protein: MAESEQFEKGLEVRREVLGADYVDSSLAKADDFMMAFQRITTEWCWGYAWTRDGLDRRTRSMLNLAMLTALSKPAELKLHVKGALANGVSVEEIKEILLHATVYCGIPSGLEAFKAAHEVLKAEGALSDKA; encoded by the coding sequence ATGGCCGAGAGCGAGCAATTCGAGAAGGGGCTCGAGGTCCGCCGGGAGGTGCTCGGGGCGGACTACGTCGATAGCAGCCTCGCCAAGGCCGACGACTTCATGATGGCGTTCCAGCGCATCACGACCGAGTGGTGCTGGGGCTACGCCTGGACGCGCGACGGGCTCGACCGCAGGACGCGCTCGATGCTCAACCTCGCGATGCTGACCGCCCTGTCGAAGCCGGCGGAGCTCAAGCTGCACGTCAAGGGCGCGCTCGCCAACGGCGTCAGCGTCGAGGAGATCAAGGAGATCCTGCTCCACGCCACCGTCTATTGCGGCATCCCGTCCGGCCTCGAGGCGTTCAAGGCCGCGCACGAGGTCCTGAAGGCCGAGGGCGCCCTCTCCGACAAGGCGTGA
- a CDS encoding sigma-70 family RNA polymerase sigma factor — protein MKIDPTALPSAPLTPADTLPSHVIQDYLRKPLQQYFSPVAQTELPSRLAELLARFEAALAARGEAISFDFRNALMTALPALRTFGLSLSHDVVRADDLVQETCARAWANQHRFQAGTNFTAWLFTIMRNQFYTDLRKGRREVEDGDGILAGQLAAPADQDHASTLRVVRERMEALPEAQRQALLLIGAEGYTYEEAALRLGCQVGTVKSRVSRARSSLLAALGEVVDH, from the coding sequence ATGAAGATCGATCCGACCGCGCTCCCGTCCGCGCCACTGACGCCCGCCGACACGCTCCCCTCCCATGTCATCCAAGATTACCTCAGAAAACCTCTGCAACAATACTTCAGCCCTGTCGCCCAGACCGAGCTGCCGTCGCGCCTCGCCGAGCTGCTGGCCCGGTTCGAGGCCGCCCTGGCGGCGCGCGGCGAAGCCATCAGCTTCGACTTCCGTAACGCCCTGATGACGGCGTTGCCGGCCCTGCGCACCTTCGGTCTCTCGTTGTCGCACGACGTGGTGCGGGCCGACGACCTGGTTCAGGAAACCTGCGCCCGGGCCTGGGCGAACCAGCATCGGTTCCAGGCCGGGACGAATTTCACCGCCTGGTTGTTCACGATCATGCGCAACCAGTTCTACACGGATCTGCGGAAGGGCCGCCGGGAAGTCGAGGATGGCGACGGGATCCTCGCCGGTCAACTGGCCGCGCCGGCCGACCAGGACCATGCCAGCACCCTGCGGGTGGTCCGGGAGCGGATGGAGGCCCTGCCCGAGGCCCAGCGCCAGGCGCTTTTGCTGATCGGTGCCGAGGGCTACACCTACGAGGAGGCCGCCCTGCGGCTCGGCTGCCAGGTCGGCACGGTGAAGAGCCGGGTGAGCCGGGCGCGCTCGTCGCTGCTGGCGGCGCTCGGCGAGGTGGTGGATCACTGA
- a CDS encoding NAD(P)(+) transhydrogenase (Re/Si-specific) subunit beta: protein MSENVSSLLYLVSGVLFILALRGLSHPTTSRQGNLYGMIGMGIAILTTLIGHAPSGVGAWFLVLLGLGIGGGAGAVIAKRVPMTAMPQLVAAFHSLVGLAAVAVAAGALYAPQAFGIIENGAIHKQSLFEMGLGVAIGAITFTGSVIAFLKLDGRMSGKPIMLPQRHVINIVLAVVLVALLIGFIGGGSKVLFWLIVILSFVLGGLLIIPIGGADMPVVVSMLNSYSGWAAAGIGFTLGNLALIITGALVGSSGAILSYIMCHAMNRSFISVILGGFGGDAAGAGAGGGQVETRPVKQGSADDAAFIMKNAEKVIIVPGYGMAVAQAQHSLREMADQLKKAGVDVKYAIHPVAGRMPGHMNVLLAEANVPYDEVHELEDINGEFPQADVAFVIGANDVTNPAAKTDPQSPIYGMPILDVERAKTVLFIKRGMGSGYAGVENEVFFRDNTMMLFGDAKKVVDEIVKNF, encoded by the coding sequence ATGTCGGAGAACGTCTCCTCGCTCCTCTACCTCGTCTCCGGCGTCCTGTTCATCCTGGCGCTGCGGGGCCTGTCCCACCCGACCACCTCCCGGCAGGGCAACCTGTACGGCATGATCGGCATGGGCATCGCCATCCTGACGACGCTGATCGGCCACGCGCCGTCCGGCGTCGGGGCGTGGTTCCTGGTGCTGCTCGGCCTCGGCATCGGCGGCGGCGCCGGCGCGGTGATCGCCAAGCGCGTGCCGATGACCGCGATGCCGCAGCTCGTGGCCGCCTTCCACTCCCTCGTCGGCCTCGCGGCCGTCGCGGTGGCGGCCGGTGCGCTCTACGCGCCGCAGGCCTTCGGCATCATCGAGAACGGCGCCATCCACAAGCAGTCGCTGTTCGAGATGGGGCTCGGTGTCGCCATCGGCGCCATCACCTTCACCGGCTCGGTGATCGCGTTCCTCAAGCTCGACGGCCGCATGTCGGGCAAGCCGATCATGCTGCCGCAGCGCCACGTCATCAACATCGTGCTGGCCGTGGTGCTGGTCGCGCTGCTGATCGGCTTCATCGGCGGCGGCAGCAAGGTGCTGTTCTGGCTGATCGTGATCCTGTCCTTCGTGCTCGGCGGCCTCCTGATCATCCCGATCGGCGGCGCGGACATGCCGGTCGTGGTCTCGATGCTCAACTCGTATTCGGGCTGGGCGGCCGCGGGCATCGGCTTCACGCTGGGCAACCTCGCGCTGATCATCACCGGCGCGCTGGTCGGCTCGTCGGGCGCGATCCTGTCCTACATCATGTGCCACGCGATGAACCGCTCGTTCATCTCGGTGATCCTCGGCGGCTTCGGCGGCGACGCCGCGGGGGCCGGCGCTGGCGGCGGCCAGGTCGAGACCCGGCCGGTCAAGCAGGGCTCGGCCGACGACGCGGCCTTCATCATGAAGAACGCCGAGAAGGTCATCATCGTGCCGGGTTACGGCATGGCGGTGGCGCAGGCCCAGCACTCGCTCCGCGAGATGGCCGACCAGCTCAAGAAGGCCGGCGTCGACGTCAAGTACGCCATCCACCCGGTGGCGGGCCGCATGCCTGGCCACATGAACGTGCTGCTCGCCGAGGCCAACGTGCCCTACGACGAGGTGCACGAATTGGAGGACATCAACGGCGAGTTCCCGCAGGCCGACGTGGCCTTCGTGATCGGCGCCAACGACGTCACCAACCCGGCCGCCAAGACCGATCCGCAATCGCCGATCTACGGCATGCCGATCCTCGACGTGGAGCGGGCCAAGACCGTGCTGTTCATCAAGCGCGGCATGGGCTCGGGCTATGCGGGCGTCGAGAACGAGGTGTTCTTCCGCGACAACACCATGATGCTGTTCGGCGACGCCAAGAAGGTGGTCGACGAGATCGTCAAGAACTTCTGA
- a CDS encoding proton-translocating transhydrogenase family protein: MATLPPDQAAEQARAAAAAARNAADIAARAADQAAIIADSVGHGVAAATHGAIDPTVFRLAIFVLAIFVGYYVVWSVTPALHTPLMSVTNAISSVIVVGAILAVGVPLIEKGTGWARFFGFIGLVFASVNIFGGFLVTQRMLSMYKKKA; encoded by the coding sequence ATGGCTACCCTTCCCCCCGACCAGGCGGCCGAGCAGGCACGCGCCGCCGCGGCCGCCGCCCGCAACGCCGCCGACATCGCCGCCCGCGCCGCCGACCAGGCGGCGATCATCGCCGACAGCGTCGGCCACGGCGTCGCCGCCGCGACCCACGGCGCCATCGATCCGACCGTGTTCCGCCTCGCGATCTTCGTGCTGGCGATCTTCGTCGGCTACTACGTGGTCTGGTCGGTGACCCCGGCCCTCCACACCCCGCTGATGTCCGTCACCAACGCGATCTCCTCGGTGATCGTCGTCGGCGCCATCCTGGCCGTCGGCGTCCCGCTGATCGAGAAGGGCACCGGCTGGGCCCGCTTCTTCGGGTTCATCGGCCTGGTCTTCGCCAGCGTGAACATCTTCGGCGGCTTCCTCGTCACCCAGCGCATGCTCAGCATGTACAAGAAGAAGGCCTGA